A genomic region of Hydrogenovibrio crunogenus contains the following coding sequences:
- the mnmA gene encoding tRNA 2-thiouridine(34) synthase MnmA: MQTSKQDNSNIKVIVGLSGGVDSSVTALLLKQQGYDVEGLFMKNWEGDDTEDYCPAAEDLKDVLAICEKLDIPLHVENFSGEYWDRVFEHFLAEYQSGRTPNPDILCNKEVKFKAFLEHAMTLGADYIATGHYARINRDENGQCYLLKGLDNNKDQSYFLYTLQQHQLSKSLFPIGELEKPYVRQLAEEAHLITHDKKDSTGICFIGERKFKDFLQQFLPAQPGDIVNTEGDVIGHHEGLMYHTLGQRKGLGIGGGFGDSGLPWFSADKNLETNQLIAVQGSDHPLLNHAFLTADTCDWVSGQCPSLKQPLKAKVRYRQPEQPCQILSEKDGEIIVQFDEAQTAITPGQSVVFYEGEICLGGAIITGRYHSLSEINKDK; the protein is encoded by the coding sequence ATGCAAACATCAAAACAAGACAACTCAAATATAAAAGTCATCGTCGGATTATCCGGCGGTGTAGATTCTTCTGTCACAGCTTTACTGCTTAAGCAACAAGGCTATGATGTCGAAGGATTGTTTATGAAAAACTGGGAAGGCGATGACACTGAAGACTATTGCCCGGCCGCCGAAGATTTAAAAGACGTATTAGCCATTTGTGAAAAACTCGACATTCCTCTACACGTGGAAAACTTTTCAGGCGAATATTGGGATCGGGTTTTTGAACATTTTCTCGCGGAATATCAATCAGGCCGAACACCGAACCCAGATATCCTCTGTAATAAAGAGGTGAAATTTAAAGCCTTTTTAGAACATGCCATGACATTGGGCGCCGATTATATCGCCACCGGGCATTATGCTCGTATCAACCGGGATGAGAATGGCCAATGCTATTTACTGAAAGGTTTGGATAACAATAAAGATCAAAGTTACTTTCTTTACACGTTACAGCAACATCAGTTGTCAAAATCTCTGTTCCCGATTGGAGAGCTGGAAAAACCTTACGTTCGACAATTAGCGGAAGAAGCGCATTTAATCACGCATGATAAGAAAGACAGCACCGGCATCTGCTTTATCGGTGAGCGGAAATTCAAAGATTTCTTACAACAGTTTTTACCGGCGCAACCTGGGGATATCGTCAATACCGAGGGCGACGTGATTGGTCATCATGAAGGATTGATGTACCACACGCTGGGTCAACGCAAAGGCTTGGGGATTGGCGGTGGTTTCGGAGATTCTGGCTTGCCTTGGTTCTCAGCGGATAAAAATTTGGAAACCAATCAATTGATAGCCGTGCAAGGATCGGACCACCCATTGTTGAACCATGCGTTTTTAACGGCCGACACTTGTGATTGGGTATCCGGTCAATGCCCATCCTTAAAACAACCATTAAAGGCCAAAGTCCGTTATCGTCAACCGGAGCAGCCTTGCCAAATCCTTTCTGAGAAAGATGGCGAAATTATTGTACAATTTGATGAAGCACAAACGGCAATTACTCCTGGTCAATCCGTTGTGTTTTATGAGGGTGAGATCTGTTTAGGGGGTGCCATTATCACTGGACGCTACCATTCTTTATCTGAAATCAACAAAGACAAGTAA
- a CDS encoding rRNA large subunit pseudouridine synthase E, which produces MSELLLFNKPFNVLCQFTDEPEFRDQRQTLADFINQPGFYAAGRLDRDSEGLLLLTNDGKLQQHIANPKHKLPKTYLVQVEGDISKDAIRQLQQGVTLKDGLTRPAKARKIPEPKWLWPRNPPIRERKNIPTSWVELIITEGKNRQVRRMTAAVGFPTLRLIRTQIGDYQLKKLQPGESMLIKNS; this is translated from the coding sequence ATGAGTGAACTGCTGCTTTTTAACAAACCTTTTAACGTGCTGTGTCAATTTACGGATGAACCGGAGTTTAGGGATCAGCGTCAAACACTGGCTGATTTCATCAATCAACCCGGGTTTTATGCGGCCGGTCGACTAGACCGTGATTCCGAAGGTCTATTGCTGCTCACTAATGATGGCAAGCTGCAACAACACATTGCCAACCCAAAACATAAATTACCCAAAACCTACCTGGTTCAGGTAGAGGGTGACATCAGCAAAGATGCCATCAGGCAATTGCAACAAGGGGTGACCTTAAAAGATGGTCTGACCCGCCCTGCTAAAGCACGGAAAATACCGGAACCCAAATGGTTATGGCCAAGAAATCCGCCGATTCGTGAACGTAAAAATATACCAACGTCCTGGGTGGAACTGATTATTACCGAAGGCAAAAATCGCCAAGTCCGTCGAATGACCGCTGCTGTTGGGTTTCCGACTTTGCGTTTGATTCGTACTCAGATTGGTGATTACCAACTTAAAAAGTTACAACCGGGCGAATCCATGCTCATCAAAAATTCGTGA
- a CDS encoding NADP-dependent isocitrate dehydrogenase, with the protein MTAKIIYTLTDEAPALATYSLLPIVEAFTKAAGVSVETQDISLAGRILANVPDKLSEAQKVGDALTELGNLAKTPEANIIKLPNISASVPQLNAAIKELQSQGYDIPDYPANPKTPEEEKIKAAYAKVLGSAVNPVLREGNSDRRAPTSVKNFAKKHPHSMGAWSENSKSKVAHMTEGDFYGSEKSMTLPEATEFKIEFVSDSGDIKELKGTAPLQAGEVIDAAVMSQKALRDFLAKAVAEAKEQGILFSIHLKATMMKVSDPIIFGQAVSVFFEDVFKKYADEFEQLGVNTNNGLGDVYSKIESLSADKQAEIEAAIAKTIEDKADIAMVDSDKGITNLHVPSDVIVDASMPAMIRTSGQMWNKDGQQQDTLAVIPDRCYAGVYQETINFCKHHGAFDPTTMGTVPNVGLMAQKAEEYGSHDKTFQMDGAGTVRVVEPNGNVLLEQTVEAGDIFRMCQVKDAPIQDWVKLAVNRARATNTPAVFWLDTNRAHDHQLIEKVNHYLLDHDTTGLEIHIMSPEEATRFTLRHVKEGKDVISVTGNVLRDYLTDLFPILELGTSAKMLSIVPLMNGGGLFETGAGGSAPKHVQQFMEENHLRWDSLGEFLALAVSLEHLATHFSNPKAQVLADTLDKATGRFLENNKSPSRKVGEIDNRGSHFYLAMYWAQELAAQETDAELKARFEKVADALTQNEDAIMSELNGAQGKSVDIGGYYKFNGELASQAMRPSATLNTLIDAV; encoded by the coding sequence ATGACCGCAAAGATTATTTATACATTAACGGATGAAGCACCTGCACTAGCGACTTATTCACTTTTACCGATTGTTGAAGCCTTTACCAAGGCGGCTGGCGTGTCGGTTGAAACACAGGATATTTCGTTAGCAGGTCGTATTCTTGCAAACGTTCCTGACAAGCTGAGCGAGGCTCAAAAAGTAGGGGATGCTTTAACCGAGTTGGGTAATTTAGCGAAAACGCCGGAAGCGAACATTATTAAGCTACCGAATATCAGTGCTTCCGTGCCGCAATTGAATGCCGCTATTAAAGAATTACAAAGCCAGGGATATGACATTCCCGATTATCCGGCCAACCCGAAAACACCTGAAGAAGAAAAAATCAAAGCGGCTTATGCCAAAGTGCTTGGAAGTGCAGTCAACCCTGTTCTGCGTGAAGGGAATTCCGATCGTCGTGCCCCCACTTCAGTGAAAAATTTTGCCAAAAAGCACCCGCACTCAATGGGCGCTTGGTCTGAAAACTCAAAATCAAAAGTGGCGCACATGACCGAAGGCGATTTTTACGGTTCAGAAAAGTCGATGACTTTACCAGAAGCCACGGAATTCAAAATCGAATTCGTGTCTGACTCTGGTGACATTAAAGAATTGAAAGGCACAGCGCCATTGCAAGCAGGGGAAGTAATCGATGCGGCCGTCATGAGTCAGAAAGCTTTAAGAGACTTTCTTGCCAAAGCCGTGGCTGAAGCGAAAGAACAAGGTATTTTATTCTCGATTCATTTGAAAGCCACCATGATGAAAGTATCTGACCCGATTATTTTCGGTCAAGCTGTGTCAGTTTTCTTTGAAGACGTCTTTAAAAAATATGCCGATGAGTTTGAGCAGTTAGGGGTAAACACCAACAACGGATTGGGTGATGTTTATTCTAAAATCGAATCCTTGTCAGCAGATAAGCAAGCCGAAATTGAAGCGGCCATTGCCAAAACCATTGAAGACAAAGCGGATATCGCGATGGTGGACTCGGATAAAGGTATTACCAACTTACATGTGCCATCTGACGTTATTGTTGATGCGTCAATGCCCGCTATGATCCGTACTTCGGGACAGATGTGGAATAAAGACGGACAACAACAAGATACTTTGGCGGTGATTCCAGATCGTTGTTATGCGGGTGTGTATCAGGAAACCATTAATTTCTGTAAGCACCACGGTGCATTTGATCCAACCACAATGGGAACTGTGCCGAATGTGGGCTTAATGGCTCAGAAAGCCGAAGAATATGGTTCACATGATAAAACCTTCCAAATGGACGGTGCTGGAACAGTTAGAGTGGTTGAACCGAATGGTAATGTGTTGCTGGAGCAAACGGTTGAAGCAGGCGATATTTTCCGTATGTGTCAGGTTAAAGATGCACCGATTCAAGACTGGGTTAAACTGGCGGTAAACCGTGCAAGAGCTACCAATACACCGGCTGTTTTCTGGCTGGATACAAACCGCGCGCATGATCACCAATTGATTGAAAAAGTGAACCACTACCTATTGGATCACGACACAACAGGCTTGGAAATTCACATTATGTCGCCAGAGGAAGCGACGCGCTTTACTTTGCGCCATGTAAAAGAAGGCAAGGATGTCATTTCCGTAACGGGGAACGTGTTGCGAGATTATCTAACCGATTTATTCCCGATTTTAGAACTCGGAACGTCTGCAAAAATGTTATCGATTGTGCCATTGATGAATGGTGGTGGCTTGTTTGAAACCGGTGCGGGTGGGTCGGCGCCAAAACATGTTCAACAATTCATGGAAGAAAACCATTTGCGTTGGGATTCTTTGGGAGAATTCTTGGCTTTAGCTGTCTCGCTGGAACATTTGGCGACCCATTTCAGTAATCCGAAAGCACAAGTGCTGGCGGATACGCTGGACAAAGCGACTGGGCGTTTCCTAGAAAACAATAAATCGCCTTCTCGTAAAGTGGGGGAAATTGATAACCGAGGCAGTCATTTCTACTTGGCGATGTATTGGGCGCAAGAGTTGGCGGCGCAAGAAACCGATGCGGAGCTGAAAGCCCGTTTTGAAAAAGTGGCGGATGCCTTAACGCAAAATGAAGACGCAATTATGTCGGAATTGAATGGGGCACAAGGCAAGTCAGTTGATATCGGTGGTTACTACAAATTCAATGGTGAGTTGGCGAGTCAGGCAATGCGCCCAAGTGCTACGCTAAACACTTTGATTGATGCTGTCTAA
- a CDS encoding uracil-DNA glycosylase family protein encodes MKKDMDAISNFISELKKQKNTPTVSNPYLVAGVAENLEAYLDSMLSIDGKRVILVGEAPGYKGCKITGIPFTSGKVFEKVKHPLLLKIKEKLVLTEIEAENTATIVWNYLSTKTTTPLFWNSFPFHPHPEGNENKNRAPTDDEIEYGVMFLRTLYEIFKPELVAGIGNSGLNCAKRAFPGVSVKYIRHPSFGGKSEFIEGMNEII; translated from the coding sequence ATGAAAAAAGATATGGATGCGATTTCAAACTTTATTAGTGAGCTGAAGAAGCAGAAAAACACCCCTACAGTCTCAAACCCATATCTTGTGGCTGGTGTAGCAGAGAATCTCGAAGCCTACCTAGATTCAATGTTAAGTATTGATGGGAAAAGAGTTATATTGGTTGGAGAAGCGCCGGGTTATAAAGGATGTAAAATTACGGGCATTCCCTTTACAAGTGGAAAGGTCTTTGAAAAAGTCAAACATCCACTCTTGCTAAAAATTAAAGAGAAGTTAGTTCTTACAGAAATTGAAGCAGAGAATACGGCAACTATTGTCTGGAACTACTTATCAACGAAAACAACCACCCCTTTGTTTTGGAACTCATTTCCTTTTCATCCACACCCGGAAGGCAATGAAAATAAAAATCGAGCGCCAACAGATGATGAAATTGAATATGGGGTTATGTTCTTACGTACATTGTATGAAATATTCAAACCAGAGTTAGTGGCTGGCATTGGTAATTCAGGTCTAAATTGTGCGAAACGCGCTTTTCCGGGAGTTTCGGTCAAATACATAAGGCATCCGTCTTTCGGTGGGAAATCCGAGTTCATAGAAGGTATGAATGAAATCATCTAA